One Rhodobacteraceae bacterium M385 genomic region harbors:
- a CDS encoding glycosyltransferase family 2 protein, with translation MMKDEAPFLLEWFAHHLAVGFTNILVYTNDCSDGTDTMLKRLEELGLGHHRENVIPEGIKPQPSALKHAQMEPIVRQADWVLNFDADEFLCIRHPSGSVEGMIDDAVAQDANGIVITWRIYGSGGVVEWSRAPVTEQYIRAAPPLWNKGWGVKTLFKFDHRYWKLGIHRPSIKNKWLETDFPDTVKWLNGSGRPMEDYFKFRGWRSIRRTVGYDWCQMNHYAVKSVDSYAVRKFRGNVNNKKDKYNNDYWSLQDRNEVEDKTAMLHAEKRAEIMEELLKDPVLHDLHFAALDRVEARLDEYRQTDAYVELREGLIEAGKVPITKIEAKPPQARDPAKIAALMSRVEKDAAAKPIEERRNDNVAGWAASDGDPYVQGDIDLSGEIGLEWVANHDIDLPADPRLFSPESLDVIILGRFERRHARNIAGYLAHCPRVLEIGAGIGFIGMRTVKMSEGLIYMAQDSRTPLVNYGRTLAERAEIASDRLKYTDGPLVFDSDGPDQASGLAAYLKDFNPDALRIGRAADLPAARLATQDLSQLKRVIIPVVSDDQAEKYRAEYTPVLAEKGFVEDVERAPSGSLQFNGTL, from the coding sequence ATGATGAAAGACGAAGCGCCGTTCCTTCTGGAATGGTTCGCGCATCATCTGGCTGTGGGCTTCACGAATATCCTCGTCTACACCAATGATTGCAGCGACGGCACCGATACTATGCTGAAAAGGCTGGAGGAATTGGGTCTTGGCCACCACCGTGAAAACGTGATCCCAGAAGGGATCAAGCCACAACCCTCGGCCCTGAAGCACGCCCAGATGGAGCCAATCGTGCGCCAGGCTGACTGGGTTTTGAACTTTGACGCCGATGAATTCCTTTGCATCCGCCACCCCTCGGGCAGCGTTGAGGGGATGATCGACGACGCCGTAGCCCAAGACGCCAATGGCATTGTGATCACATGGCGGATCTACGGCTCTGGCGGCGTGGTGGAATGGTCCCGTGCGCCCGTGACCGAGCAATATATCCGCGCCGCGCCGCCGCTCTGGAACAAGGGCTGGGGCGTGAAGACTCTGTTTAAATTTGACCACCGGTATTGGAAACTCGGCATTCATCGCCCGTCGATCAAGAACAAGTGGCTCGAGACGGATTTCCCCGACACTGTAAAGTGGCTCAACGGCTCGGGCCGCCCGATGGAGGACTACTTCAAGTTTCGTGGCTGGCGCTCCATCCGGCGCACCGTTGGCTATGACTGGTGCCAGATGAACCACTATGCGGTAAAGTCCGTGGACAGCTACGCCGTGCGCAAGTTCCGCGGCAATGTGAACAACAAAAAAGATAAGTATAACAACGACTACTGGTCTTTGCAGGATCGCAACGAGGTGGAAGACAAAACCGCCATGTTGCACGCTGAAAAACGCGCCGAGATCATGGAAGAGCTGTTGAAAGATCCGGTCCTGCACGACCTGCATTTCGCCGCGCTGGATCGGGTGGAAGCCCGCCTTGACGAATACCGCCAGACCGACGCCTACGTAGAGCTTCGCGAAGGGTTGATCGAGGCCGGAAAGGTGCCCATCACCAAGATCGAGGCCAAGCCCCCCCAAGCCCGCGACCCCGCCAAGATCGCCGCGCTGATGAGCCGGGTGGAAAAGGATGCCGCCGCCAAACCGATTGAAGAACGCCGCAACGACAATGTCGCCGGATGGGCGGCTTCGGACGGCGATCCCTACGTGCAAGGCGACATCGACCTGAGCGGGGAAATCGGACTCGAATGGGTGGCGAACCACGATATTGACCTTCCCGCCGACCCCCGCCTGTTTTCGCCAGAAAGCCTCGACGTGATAATTCTAGGCCGGTTTGAACGCCGCCACGCCCGCAATATCGCAGGCTACTTGGCCCATTGCCCCCGCGTGTTGGAAATCGGTGCGGGTATTGGGTTTATTGGGATGCGCACCGTGAAGATGAGCGAGGGTCTGATCTACATGGCGCAAGACAGCCGCACCCCGCTGGTGAACTACGGGCGGACGCTGGCCGAGCGGGCCGAGATCGCCAGCGACCGCCTGAAATATACCGATGGGCCCTTGGTTTTCGACAGCGACGGGCCGGATCAAGCCAGCGGGTTGGCCGCCTACCTGAAAGATTTCAACCCCGATGCCCTGCGCATTGGCCGCGCCGCGGACCTGCCCGCAGCACGCTTGGCGACCCAAGACCTGAGCCAATTGAAGCGGGTGATTATCCCCGTCGTCTCGGACGATCAGGCCGAGAAGTACCGCGCGGAATATACGCCGGTTCTGGCGGAAAAGGGCTTTGTGGAAGACGTCGAACGGGCGCCGTCAGGCTCTTTGCAATTCAATGGCACGCTATAG
- a CDS encoding DSD1 family PLP-dependent enzyme — MKDLANFSDFEVGFDIPAKPGMKAAEVQTPALVLDLDALERNIKKMGDYAKAHGMRHRIHGKMHKSVDVALLQMDLGGACGVCCQKVSEAEVFARGGIKDVLVSNQVRDPLKIDRLAQMPKLGARTICCVDDLANVSELSAAAHKHGTQIECLVEIDCGAGRCGVTTTPEVVEIAKAIDAAEGLKYAGIQAYQGAMQHLDNYEERQEKTQIAIDMVVDAVDALKAEGLESDIIGGGGTGSYYFESKSNIFNELQCGSYAFMDADYGRILDENGARIDQGEWENALFILTSVMSHAKADKAIVDAGLKAQSVDSGLPVVFGRTDVEYVKCSDEHGVVSDPSGALKVNDKLHLVPGHCDPTCNVHDWYVGVRNGVVETVWPVSARGRAY; from the coding sequence ATGAAAGACCTCGCAAATTTCTCTGACTTCGAAGTCGGCTTCGACATCCCCGCCAAGCCCGGCATGAAAGCTGCCGAGGTGCAAACACCCGCGCTGGTGCTCGACCTCGATGCGCTGGAGCGCAACATCAAGAAGATGGGCGACTACGCAAAGGCCCACGGGATGCGCCACCGGATCCACGGCAAGATGCACAAATCCGTCGATGTGGCGCTGTTGCAAATGGATTTGGGCGGCGCATGCGGTGTCTGCTGCCAAAAAGTGTCCGAGGCCGAGGTTTTTGCCCGAGGCGGGATCAAAGATGTGCTCGTCTCTAACCAAGTGCGTGACCCGCTGAAGATCGACCGCCTCGCCCAGATGCCGAAACTTGGCGCCCGCACGATTTGCTGTGTCGATGATCTCGCCAATGTGTCGGAACTCTCCGCTGCTGCCCATAAGCACGGCACCCAGATCGAATGTCTGGTGGAGATTGACTGCGGCGCGGGTCGCTGCGGCGTAACGACAACCCCCGAAGTGGTGGAAATCGCCAAGGCCATCGACGCCGCCGAGGGTCTGAAATACGCCGGTATCCAAGCCTACCAAGGCGCGATGCAGCACCTTGATAACTACGAAGAGCGCCAAGAGAAAACCCAGATCGCCATCGACATGGTCGTCGACGCGGTCGACGCGCTGAAGGCCGAAGGGCTAGAGAGTGACATCATCGGCGGCGGCGGCACGGGCAGCTATTACTTCGAGAGCAAATCCAACATTTTCAACGAGTTGCAGTGTGGCTCCTACGCCTTCATGGATGCCGACTATGGCCGTATCCTTGATGAAAACGGCGCGCGGATCGATCAGGGCGAATGGGAAAACGCGTTGTTTATCCTCACCTCCGTGATGTCCCACGCCAAGGCCGATAAGGCGATTGTGGATGCAGGGCTGAAGGCGCAATCGGTAGACTCCGGCCTTCCGGTCGTCTTTGGGCGCACCGATGTGGAATACGTCAAATGCTCGGACGAACATGGCGTGGTGTCTGACCCAAGCGGCGCCTTGAAAGTGAACGACAAGTTGCATCTGGTGCCGGGCCATTGCGACCCCACCTGCAACGTCCATGACTGGTATGTCGGTGTGCGCAACGGTGTGGTTGAAACCGTCTGGCCCGTTTCGGCCCGTGGGCGTGCCTACTAA
- a CDS encoding pyridoxal-phosphate dependent enzyme, with the protein MKDLPPHLSFDDVIAAHDRIRPHIHRTPVLTSTYLNELTGAELFFKCENFQKAGAFKVRGASNAVFGLSEDDALRGVATHSSGNHALSLSYAAGRRGIPCHVVMPKTAPQAKKDAVRGYGGIITECEPSTTSREAVFAEVHAATGANFVHPYNDLRVIAGQATCSRELLDQVAGLDAVIAPIGGGGMVSGCCLTLSHIAPDVDIFAAEPEQADDAYRSFKAGRIIADDAPVTVADGLKVPLKENTWHFVSTHVTEILTASEQEIIDAMKLMWARMKIVMEPSSAVSLATILKNPEVFKGRRVGVVITGGNVDLGTLPWMA; encoded by the coding sequence ATGAAAGACCTGCCCCCACATCTCAGCTTTGACGACGTGATCGCTGCCCATGATCGCATCCGTCCCCATATCCACCGCACCCCGGTCCTGACCTCGACCTACCTGAACGAGCTGACCGGGGCGGAGTTGTTCTTCAAATGCGAGAACTTCCAGAAGGCAGGCGCGTTCAAGGTGCGCGGTGCCTCTAACGCGGTCTTCGGCCTGTCGGAAGACGACGCCCTGCGCGGCGTGGCGACCCATTCGTCCGGCAACCACGCCCTGTCGCTGTCCTACGCCGCGGGCCGCCGGGGCATCCCCTGCCACGTGGTCATGCCCAAAACCGCGCCTCAGGCCAAGAAAGACGCCGTGCGCGGGTACGGCGGGATCATCACGGAATGTGAGCCCTCTACAACCTCCCGTGAGGCCGTCTTCGCCGAGGTTCATGCCGCGACTGGCGCCAACTTTGTGCATCCCTACAACGACTTGCGCGTGATCGCGGGGCAAGCGACATGTTCGCGCGAATTGCTGGACCAGGTTGCGGGCTTGGATGCTGTCATCGCCCCCATTGGCGGCGGCGGCATGGTGTCGGGCTGCTGCCTGACGCTCTCTCACATCGCCCCTGACGTGGACATCTTCGCCGCAGAACCCGAGCAAGCCGATGATGCCTACCGCAGCTTCAAGGCGGGTCGCATCATCGCCGACGACGCCCCCGTGACGGTAGCAGACGGCCTGAAAGTGCCGTTGAAAGAAAATACGTGGCACTTCGTCAGCACCCATGTCACCGAAATCCTGACAGCCTCCGAGCAAGAGATCATCGACGCCATGAAGCTGATGTGGGCCCGCATGAAGATCGTGATGGAACCCAGCAGCGCCGTGTCGCTGGCCACGATCCTGAAGAACCCCGAGGTATTCAAAGGCCGTCGCGTCGGCGTCGTGATCACCGGCGGCAACGTGGACCTGGGCACGTTGCCTTGGATGGCGTGA
- a CDS encoding aminotransferase class V-fold PLP-dependent enzyme codes for MSSQNPVFIPGPTNMPEVLRRACDIPTMDHRSAAFPDILHPALAGVARVMKSTEAEVFVFPATGTAGWEAAITNTLSPGDTVLAARNGMFSHKWIDMCTRHGLNVMQIDVPWGEGLPVDAFAKALATDTDHKIKAVLATHNETATGVVSDVAGVRRALDAANHPALFFVDGVSSIGSMPFEFDAWGVDIAVTGSQKGFMLPAGLAIIGVSPKAMAAIEGAHLPRTFLDIRDMKAGYAAHAYPYTPSVGLLNGLKTACEMLEAEGLENVFARHARIASGVRAAVAAWGMELCATSPELYSNTVSAIKTPVGFDAGRIVSHAATRYAVAFGGGLGDVAGKVFRIGHLGMLTDVMALSGIATAEMAMADLDLPVTLGSGVAAAQEIYRQSAAATALAAE; via the coding sequence ATGTCCAGCCAAAACCCCGTGTTCATCCCCGGCCCCACCAATATGCCCGAAGTGCTGCGCCGCGCCTGCGATATTCCCACCATGGATCACCGCTCTGCCGCGTTCCCTGATATCCTCCACCCTGCCTTGGCGGGCGTGGCCCGTGTGATGAAATCGACCGAGGCCGAGGTATTCGTTTTCCCCGCCACAGGCACAGCCGGATGGGAAGCCGCGATCACCAACACGCTCAGCCCCGGCGACACCGTGCTGGCCGCGCGTAACGGTATGTTCAGTCACAAGTGGATCGACATGTGCACGCGGCACGGGCTGAACGTCATGCAAATTGACGTGCCGTGGGGCGAGGGCCTGCCGGTGGACGCCTTCGCCAAGGCGCTCGCCACCGACACAGATCATAAGATCAAAGCCGTCCTCGCCACCCATAACGAGACCGCAACGGGCGTTGTTTCCGACGTGGCAGGCGTGCGCCGCGCGTTGGACGCCGCAAACCACCCTGCCCTGTTCTTCGTGGACGGCGTGTCCTCCATCGGGTCGATGCCGTTCGAGTTTGACGCTTGGGGCGTGGACATCGCCGTGACCGGATCGCAGAAGGGCTTCATGCTGCCTGCGGGCCTTGCGATCATCGGCGTGTCCCCCAAAGCCATGGCCGCAATTGAGGGCGCGCACCTGCCGCGCACCTTCCTTGATATTCGCGACATGAAGGCGGGCTACGCTGCCCACGCTTACCCCTATACGCCCTCTGTCGGGTTGCTGAACGGGCTGAAAACGGCTTGCGAAATGCTGGAGGCGGAAGGTTTGGAAAACGTCTTCGCCCGCCATGCTCGTATCGCCAGCGGTGTCCGCGCCGCCGTGGCCGCCTGGGGGATGGAGCTTTGCGCCACCTCGCCCGAGCTATACTCAAACACGGTATCCGCGATCAAAACGCCCGTGGGCTTTGACGCGGGCAGGATCGTGTCCCATGCCGCCACTCGCTATGCCGTCGCTTTTGGCGGCGGTCTGGGGGATGTCGCCGGAAAGGTGTTCCGGATCGGTCACCTTGGGATGCTGACGGACGTGATGGCGCTGTCCGGCATCGCCACGGCTGAAATGGCAATGGCCGACCTAGACCTTCCCGTGACGCTTGGGTCAGGCGTGGCCGCCGCGCAAGAAATCTATCGCCAATCCGCCGCCGCCACCGCTTTGGCAGCCGAGTAA
- a CDS encoding sulfatase-like hydrolase/transferase, with translation MTFNPDSIKDGNICVIWVDDMIDVFTWRTTFGLEIQTPNLDRLMAEGVRFSNAYATVPLCAPCRAELATGISPFRSGLVDLNRFWRDVYPPEKAWAYDLRRNGFYNFTTGKVDSNYKPMPEEYRRILFHEDVLAEDGGKRRNVHAYLDRGPGIKGVNHPNDQGEYDHTFFDNRVAQNAIDFLDRADPSRRHLIQLGFKHPHYNLVAPDRFYAQYDPADIVWPSIAAPEDYFGPQPGFAVYEAAYIANGVWTPEKAGDDAWRQVVRAYFACISHVDHEIGRFMDALRASPMADNTTVIFLSDNGFNLGNHDSFHKMSQWDSAAHIPLGIWNAKLEPRVEDLPVSLHNIPKTIMELAGLPPRPDWTSGQSLLPLLDDSFGTFDETKSPITCVFGTLSVRPSVQGLSQYRYFRYPNGEEHVYDLVADPGETQNLADSAPLEALRDELTRGALDLGLDLRGFENPAEGVNAMMAVDGSVVLAGGRADNDYWAYGKDAEKIVEEKDGGTDTLWYMAGPDDYILHCPANIEKIRIATVVSRKEEGAGKGPQPEGKRIRIVAHPDSPIEFETSERVEVDVTGSTGDDIMIGPKHGSATFYGGKGNDTMIAKAKQGNRRHGFYGEEGNDTLYGGPGRDTLDGGTGDDEIHGNAGRNHIYGGHGNDVIYDGEGASTIDAGPGQNTLHIGPGDHEIATGQGRTHITPDDGAKIFKPAYGGVTIIVHWHADQTYDLSAWPKPPHITQTATGHRLRCGLSILDIHGSPATADLTRQLRP, from the coding sequence ATGACCTTCAACCCGGACAGCATCAAAGACGGCAATATCTGCGTGATCTGGGTCGATGATATGATCGACGTGTTCACCTGGCGCACGACCTTTGGGCTCGAGATCCAGACACCAAACCTTGACCGACTGATGGCCGAGGGCGTGCGCTTTTCTAACGCCTACGCAACTGTCCCCCTCTGCGCGCCATGCCGGGCGGAACTGGCCACCGGTATCTCGCCGTTTCGCAGCGGCCTCGTGGACCTCAACCGCTTCTGGCGCGATGTTTATCCGCCGGAAAAAGCATGGGCCTATGACCTGCGCCGCAACGGGTTCTACAATTTCACCACCGGCAAAGTTGACAGCAATTACAAGCCGATGCCCGAAGAGTACCGGCGCATCTTGTTCCATGAGGACGTGCTGGCCGAAGACGGCGGCAAGCGCCGCAACGTCCACGCCTATCTGGACCGCGGCCCCGGCATCAAAGGGGTCAACCACCCCAATGACCAAGGCGAATACGACCACACGTTCTTTGACAATCGGGTCGCACAAAACGCCATCGACTTTCTGGACCGAGCCGACCCGTCGCGCCGCCATTTGATCCAACTGGGTTTCAAGCACCCCCACTATAACCTTGTCGCCCCCGACAGGTTCTACGCCCAATATGACCCCGCCGATATCGTCTGGCCTTCCATCGCCGCGCCCGAGGATTACTTCGGCCCGCAACCCGGTTTCGCCGTTTACGAGGCCGCCTATATCGCCAACGGCGTCTGGACCCCCGAGAAGGCGGGCGATGACGCTTGGCGTCAGGTCGTACGTGCCTATTTCGCCTGTATCTCCCATGTGGACCACGAGATTGGGCGTTTCATGGATGCGCTCCGTGCTTCCCCAATGGCCGACAATACAACCGTGATTTTCCTGTCCGACAACGGTTTCAACCTCGGCAATCACGACAGCTTCCACAAAATGAGCCAATGGGATAGCGCCGCCCACATCCCCCTTGGCATCTGGAACGCCAAGCTGGAACCGCGGGTCGAAGACCTCCCCGTGTCCCTTCACAATATCCCCAAAACGATCATGGAACTCGCTGGCCTACCACCGCGCCCCGACTGGACCTCGGGCCAATCCTTGCTGCCCCTGCTGGATGACAGCTTCGGGACGTTCGATGAGACAAAATCCCCCATCACTTGCGTCTTCGGCACCCTTTCCGTGCGCCCCTCGGTGCAGGGGCTCAGCCAATACCGCTACTTCCGCTACCCCAATGGCGAGGAACACGTCTACGATCTAGTCGCTGACCCCGGCGAGACTCAGAACCTCGCCGATAGCGCGCCCTTGGAAGCGCTCCGCGATGAGTTGACCCGTGGTGCGCTGGACCTCGGCCTCGACCTGCGCGGGTTCGAGAACCCGGCAGAAGGCGTGAACGCAATGATGGCCGTGGATGGCTCTGTCGTGCTGGCAGGGGGGCGTGCTGATAATGATTACTGGGCCTACGGCAAGGATGCCGAGAAGATTGTCGAGGAAAAAGACGGCGGCACCGATACCCTGTGGTACATGGCTGGCCCTGACGATTACATCCTCCACTGCCCCGCAAACATTGAAAAAATCCGCATCGCCACGGTGGTGTCCCGCAAGGAAGAAGGCGCAGGCAAAGGCCCCCAGCCCGAGGGCAAACGCATCCGCATCGTCGCCCACCCCGACAGCCCGATCGAGTTTGAAACCTCCGAGAGGGTAGAGGTCGATGTGACCGGCTCCACCGGCGATGACATCATGATCGGCCCCAAACACGGCTCCGCCACTTTTTATGGCGGTAAAGGCAACGACACGATGATCGCGAAGGCCAAACAGGGCAACCGCCGTCATGGCTTCTACGGGGAAGAGGGCAACGATACCCTCTACGGCGGACCGGGGCGCGACACGCTCGATGGCGGCACCGGCGATGATGAGATCCATGGCAACGCAGGCCGCAACCATATCTACGGCGGCCACGGCAACGATGTGATCTATGACGGCGAAGGCGCCTCCACCATCGACGCGGGCCCCGGCCAGAACACCCTTCACATCGGCCCCGGCGACCATGAAATCGCCACCGGCCAAGGCCGCACCCATATCACCCCCGATGATGGGGCCAAAATCTTCAAACCCGCCTACGGCGGCGTCACGATTATTGTCCATTGGCACGCGGATCAAACCTACGACCTCTCCGCCTGGCCCAAACCGCCCCACATCACCCAAACCGCCACAGGCCACCGCCTGCGCTGCGGCCTTTCCATCCTCGACATCCACGGCTCCCCCGCGACCGCCGATCTGACGCGCCAACTGCGCCCCTAG
- a CDS encoding IclR family transcriptional regulator, with translation MSDPENTPSRRARGRPRDWDDKTAQNTIKSLDRAMEVLEHLSETPGATLSRLAEDLSQSPATVYRILVTLEGRGLVEFDPAAQHWHIGARAFVIGARYLRRTTLVDRARPIMRRLMEETGETANLGIARDTSVLFVSQVETTATIRAFFAPGTLSPMHASGIGKALLAQMSDDRLSRLIATAPLDQFTARTLTEPATLRADLEATRDRGFAFDDEEKNEGMRCIAAPVFDLSGEAVAGISVSGPASRVTTAQMASLAEAVMAAAAELSAAMGAETPAR, from the coding sequence ATGTCTGATCCTGAAAACACTCCGTCTCGCCGCGCGCGCGGACGGCCGCGCGACTGGGATGACAAGACCGCGCAGAACACCATCAAGTCCCTCGACCGGGCGATGGAGGTGTTGGAGCATCTGAGCGAAACCCCCGGCGCGACGCTGTCCCGGCTGGCCGAGGATCTGAGCCAATCGCCTGCCACCGTTTACCGAATTCTGGTGACGCTGGAGGGGCGCGGGCTGGTGGAGTTTGACCCCGCCGCACAGCATTGGCACATCGGCGCGCGGGCCTTTGTGATCGGCGCCCGCTATCTGCGGCGCACGACGCTGGTGGACCGCGCCCGCCCCATCATGCGCCGGTTGATGGAGGAGACAGGAGAAACCGCGAACCTTGGAATTGCGCGTGATACCAGCGTGTTATTCGTCAGTCAGGTGGAAACGACAGCTACCATTCGCGCCTTTTTCGCACCCGGTACGCTGTCGCCCATGCATGCCAGCGGCATCGGAAAGGCCTTGCTCGCCCAGATGAGCGATGATCGCCTGTCCCGGCTGATCGCCACCGCGCCATTGGATCAGTTTACCGCCCGGACGTTGACCGAACCCGCCACCCTAAGGGCCGACCTAGAGGCCACGCGCGACCGGGGCTTTGCCTTTGACGATGAAGAGAAGAACGAGGGAATGCGCTGCATCGCGGCCCCGGTTTTTGATCTGAGCGGAGAGGCCGTTGCAGGAATCAGCGTATCGGGCCCTGCCAGCCGGGTGACGACAGCGCAAATGGCCTCTTTGGCCGAGGCCGTGATGGCAGCCGCTGCCGAATTGTCGGCAGCAATGGGGGCGGAAACACCCGCACGCTGA
- a CDS encoding glycosyltransferase family 61 protein gives MNDMQPVPTPAPALDFDPDRPINWTPSWHDDVTLVPWVEGGDRGARRAAGLFDAQGTFLPEGHCWRYDTGPITLEPALPTPEQAPERLVGRWLYGGLFYGHFGHFLCETTSRLWALDALGPIAGIVFLPKQNLTHERRHYRHQLPFFAAMGLKEPEITFRVPQQPVIIDQLAIPEPGFGIGNMIKGRPEYRDFMQATLGADVAAHGGQDLYISRSQLPSKRGSVLLETLIETRMEKAGYSIFHPQNHDITEQIAAYKAARRIVSLDASSLHLAAMVVSPDTKVAIINRGPTNNIEDYVAQFTSWQGRPPTRIEAVSGVYGPEGRRTKKREAHAALSFPAIGAALAKDGFLPAATKWTAPTKLQTSKAVAALSERVGETLSFQSIEG, from the coding sequence GTGAACGATATGCAACCCGTTCCGACGCCCGCGCCAGCGCTGGATTTCGATCCAGACCGCCCGATCAATTGGACCCCGTCTTGGCACGATGATGTGACGCTGGTCCCTTGGGTCGAGGGCGGCGATCGTGGCGCGCGCCGCGCGGCGGGCCTGTTTGACGCGCAGGGTACCTTCCTGCCGGAAGGCCATTGCTGGCGCTATGACACCGGCCCGATCACCTTGGAACCCGCCCTGCCGACACCGGAACAAGCGCCCGAACGTCTGGTGGGCCGGTGGCTCTATGGCGGGCTGTTCTACGGCCACTTCGGCCACTTCCTGTGCGAAACGACCTCTAGGCTGTGGGCGCTGGACGCCTTGGGGCCCATTGCGGGCATCGTGTTTCTGCCAAAACAGAACCTGACCCACGAGCGGCGCCATTACCGCCATCAGCTCCCCTTCTTTGCCGCCATGGGACTGAAGGAACCCGAGATCACCTTCCGCGTCCCGCAACAGCCCGTTATCATTGACCAATTGGCCATCCCCGAACCCGGCTTCGGCATCGGCAACATGATCAAGGGCCGCCCCGAATACCGAGATTTCATGCAGGCGACCCTTGGGGCCGACGTGGCGGCGCATGGCGGGCAGGATCTCTATATTTCCCGCTCGCAACTGCCCTCCAAACGCGGCTCCGTATTGCTGGAAACCCTGATCGAGACACGGATGGAAAAGGCCGGTTACAGCATTTTCCACCCTCAGAACCACGACATCACAGAACAAATCGCCGCCTATAAGGCCGCGCGCCGGATCGTGTCGCTGGATGCTTCGTCGTTGCATCTGGCCGCAATGGTTGTTTCGCCCGATACCAAAGTGGCCATCATCAACCGCGGTCCGACCAACAATATCGAAGATTACGTCGCGCAGTTCACCAGCTGGCAGGGCCGCCCCCCCACTAGGATCGAGGCGGTTTCTGGCGTCTACGGCCCCGAGGGACGCCGCACTAAAAAACGCGAGGCCCACGCAGCGCTTTCGTTCCCCGCCATCGGGGCCGCTTTGGCCAAAGACGGGTTCCTGCCCGCCGCCACCAAGTGGACCGCGCCCACCAAACTCCAGACCTCAAAAGCCGTCGCCGCTTTGTCTGAACGGGTCGGCGAAACGCTTAGCTTCCAAAGCATCGAAGGCTAG
- a CDS encoding ornithine cyclodeaminase family protein, with amino-acid sequence MTIVPEGLIPDLLTRDASFTAVESVFAAMAAGDAYNFPVVREAIGHEDALYGFKGGFDRTSEVLGLKAGGYWPNNLEKRGIINHQSTVFLFDPDTGRVTAMVGGNYLTALRTAAASAVSIKHLARKDAKVLGMVGAGHQAAFQLRAALETHAFDKVIGWNRSPERLQSLAAVAQEAGLPFEAVDLPGMTEADVIITITSSFAPSLLAEHVSPGTHIACMGTDTKGKQEMEAALLARASVFCDEVAQSITIGEAQHAIAEGTLAEDHVTQLGAVINGTHKGRASDAEITLFDGTGVGLQDLAVSAAIVEVAKANGTAITVPI; translated from the coding sequence CTGACAATCGTGCCAGAGGGTCTGATCCCGGACCTTCTGACACGCGACGCCTCTTTCACCGCCGTCGAGAGTGTTTTCGCGGCGATGGCGGCGGGCGATGCCTACAACTTCCCCGTCGTGCGCGAGGCAATTGGCCATGAGGACGCCCTGTATGGCTTCAAGGGCGGGTTTGACCGGACGAGTGAGGTGCTTGGCCTGAAAGCGGGGGGCTATTGGCCCAACAACCTGGAAAAGCGCGGGATCATTAACCATCAGTCAACGGTTTTCCTGTTTGATCCCGATACAGGCCGCGTCACGGCGATGGTGGGCGGCAATTATCTGACGGCGCTGCGCACCGCAGCGGCCTCTGCGGTGTCGATCAAGCATCTGGCACGGAAAGACGCCAAGGTTCTTGGCATGGTCGGCGCAGGCCATCAGGCCGCGTTCCAACTGCGTGCGGCGCTTGAAACCCACGCCTTTGACAAGGTCATCGGCTGGAACCGCTCGCCCGAGCGGCTGCAATCGCTGGCCGCTGTCGCGCAAGAAGCGGGCCTGCCGTTTGAGGCCGTCGACCTTCCGGGCATGACAGAAGCCGATGTGATTATCACCATCACCTCCAGCTTCGCGCCTAGCCTTTTGGCCGAACACGTCAGCCCCGGGACCCACATCGCCTGTATGGGCACCGACACGAAAGGCAAGCAAGAGATGGAAGCCGCCTTGCTGGCGCGTGCCTCTGTATTTTGTGATGAGGTCGCGCAAAGCATTACCATCGGCGAAGCGCAGCACGCGATTGCCGAAGGAACACTGGCCGAAGACCACGTGACGCAACTTGGCGCGGTGATCAACGGCACCCACAAGGGACGCGCCTCGGACGCGGAAATCACTCTGTTCGACGGCACGGGGGTGGGTCTGCAAGACCTTGCGGTGTCCGCTGCCATTGTGGAGGTCGCCAAAGCCAATGGCACCGCCATCACGGTGCCAATCTAA